The Metabacillus schmidteae nucleotide sequence TGAAGTTGCAAGGGAGGATAAGTTTAAGCGTTGGTTGGATAACTTTGTTTCTAATGGGTACTGATTTATTTGTGGTATCTCCATTATTACCGTTTATTTCGGAAGCATATAAAGTAAGTGCATCGACCACTGGATGGATGATCACTGTTTTTGCAGTTACATATGCTTTATCGGCTCCTATCTTCGGTTGGCTTTCAGATAAAAAAGGAAGGAGAACATTGATTACATTTGGCTTATTGCTGTTCGCTATTTCTAATACGCTAACAGCATTTTCTCCTTCCTTTTTATGGATGATTATTAGCCGTATTTTAGCTGGTTTATCTGTTGCTTCAATCACCCCTTTGATATACGCAATCATTGGAGATATTGCACCACCAAATCGAAGAGGAATATGGCTTTCGATTATTGTCTCAGGACACTTGACGGCTCTTTGGGCAGGAGCGCCATTAGGTACGATATTAGAGAATTTTCTTGGATGGCGCTCAATATTTGTTGTAATGGCAATCATAGGAGCCATATTGGCGGTAGTGAATTTTAAAACATGGGAATCTTCTCCTAAAATTGATTTAACAAGAAACCGATTAGAAGGAAATCTGTTAAGAGTACTCTGTTCTGTAAGTGTAACTAC carries:
- a CDS encoding MFS transporter, whose amino-acid sequence is MKLQGRISLSVGWITLFLMGTDLFVVSPLLPFISEAYKVSASTTGWMITVFAVTYALSAPIFGWLSDKKGRRTLITFGLLLFAISNTLTAFSPSFLWMIISRILAGLSVASITPLIYAIIGDIAPPNRRGIWLSIIVSGHLTALWAGAPLGTILENFLGWRSIFVVMAIIGAILAVVNFKTWESSPKIDLTRNRLEGNLLRVLCSVSVTTIWAISMYTLYVYLGAALYSENKFSSSEIALAVTFYGVGAVLGSLTSGQLTDKFGEMKISKATLIFLILILICLGIFFSTGDWVYFFLFIWALVGYAGFTSYQARLSVEYPKERGIVMAWNNTALYIGITLGSIIGGFVISNWGYSILPYVCSVAAIGSFVLSTQKVQEAKKESAFSTDK